The proteins below are encoded in one region of Mycobacterium pseudokansasii:
- a CDS encoding carotenoid oxygenase family protein — protein sequence MTTMRTAQSGNPYLEGFMAPVRNEVTATDLKVTGQIPEHLDGRYLRNGPNPVAEVDPAVYHWFSGDGMVHGVALRQGRASWYRNRWVRSLPVCAALGEPAPSRLDPRAGMLSLGANTSVLTHAGRTLALVEGGVANYELTEDLDTVGTCDFGGTLRGGYTAHPHRDPRTGELHAVSYSFARGGTVQYSVIDTRGRARRTVDIEVTGSPMMHDFSLTDNYVVVYDLPVTFDSSQVLPAKMPRWLSLPAQLVMQALIGHVRVPGPIAAMMNRNPKPSDRMPYAWNRDYPARIGVMPRNGTNRDVRWFDIEPCYVYHPLNAYAEARDGSELLVLDVVRYSRMFDRDRHGPGDTRPSLDRWTLNLATGAVTTECRDDRPQEFPRINETLLGARHRFGYTLGVDGGYLTGGTTEMSTSLYKHDYKTGSCQLAPLDAALLIGEMCFVPNPPGASGERAEDDGILMGYGYHRDRDEGQLLLLDAQTCELIATVHLPQRVPMGFHGNWAPAAA from the coding sequence CGTATCTCGAGGGCTTCATGGCGCCGGTGCGCAACGAGGTGACCGCGACCGACCTGAAGGTCACCGGGCAGATCCCGGAGCATCTCGACGGACGGTATCTGCGCAATGGGCCCAACCCGGTCGCCGAGGTCGATCCCGCCGTCTATCACTGGTTCAGCGGTGACGGGATGGTGCACGGGGTCGCCCTTCGTCAAGGGCGGGCCAGCTGGTATCGCAACCGCTGGGTGCGCAGCCTGCCGGTCTGTGCGGCCCTCGGAGAGCCGGCTCCGAGCAGGCTCGATCCCCGGGCGGGGATGTTGTCCCTGGGCGCCAACACCAGCGTGCTGACCCACGCCGGACGCACCCTGGCGCTGGTCGAGGGCGGTGTCGCCAACTACGAACTCACCGAGGACCTCGACACCGTCGGGACATGCGACTTCGGCGGCACCCTGCGCGGCGGCTACACGGCCCATCCGCACCGCGACCCCCGGACCGGCGAACTGCACGCCGTTTCCTATTCCTTCGCCCGCGGAGGGACGGTGCAGTATTCGGTAATCGATACCCGAGGGCGGGCGCGCCGCACCGTTGACATCGAGGTGACCGGATCGCCGATGATGCACGATTTTTCATTGACCGACAACTACGTGGTGGTCTACGACCTGCCGGTGACCTTCGACTCATCGCAGGTGCTGCCCGCGAAAATGCCGCGCTGGCTGAGTTTGCCGGCCCAGCTGGTGATGCAGGCCCTGATCGGTCACGTTCGGGTCCCCGGACCGATCGCCGCGATGATGAACCGCAACCCCAAGCCGTCGGATCGCATGCCGTACGCCTGGAATCGGGACTATCCGGCCCGTATCGGTGTCATGCCGCGGAACGGAACCAATCGGGACGTGCGGTGGTTCGACATTGAGCCCTGCTATGTCTACCACCCCCTCAACGCCTACGCCGAAGCCCGAGACGGGTCCGAGCTGCTGGTGCTCGACGTGGTGCGGTACTCACGGATGTTCGACCGCGATCGGCACGGCCCCGGCGACACGCGTCCATCGCTGGACCGCTGGACCCTCAACCTGGCCACCGGCGCCGTCACCACCGAATGCCGCGACGACCGGCCGCAGGAGTTTCCCCGGATCAACGAGACCTTGCTGGGCGCTCGGCATCGCTTCGGCTACACCCTCGGCGTGGACGGCGGCTACCTGACCGGCGGAACGACGGAAATGTCCACCTCGCTGTACAAGCACGACTACAAGACCGGATCCTGCCAACTCGCCCCGCTGGATGCTGCCCTGCTGATCGGCGAGATGTGCTTCGTCCCGAACCCACCGGGTGCTTCCGGGGAAAGGGCGGAAGACGACGGCATCCTGATGGGGTACGGCTACCACCGCGACCGCGACGAGGGCCAGCTGTTGTTGCTGGACGCCCAGACGTGCGAATTGATCGCCACCGTGCACCTGCCGCAGCGGGTCCCGATGGGCTTCCACGGCAACTGGGCACCGGCGGCTGCTTGA
- a CDS encoding ABC transporter ATP-binding protein: MGVAIEVNGLTKSFGSSRIWEDVTLTIPAGEVSVLLGPSGTGKSVFLKSLIGLLRPERGSIVIDGTDIIECSAKELYEIRTLFGVLFQDGALFGSMNLFDNTAFPLREHTKKKEKEIRDIVMEKLALVGLGGDEKKFPGEISGGMRKRAGLARALVLDPQIILCDEPDSGLDPVRTAYLSQLIMDINAQIDATILIVTHNINIARTVPDNMGMLFRKHLVMFGPREVLLTSDEPVVRQFLNGRRIGPIGMSEEKDEATMAEEQALLDAGHQAGGVEEIEGVPPQITATPGMPERKAVARRQARVRAMLHTLPKKAQEAILDDLEGTHKYHASEFGG; encoded by the coding sequence ATGGGCGTCGCTATCGAGGTCAACGGACTCACGAAGTCCTTCGGTTCCTCGAGGATCTGGGAGGACGTCACGCTCACGATCCCCGCCGGCGAGGTCAGCGTGTTGCTGGGACCGTCGGGTACCGGCAAGTCGGTGTTCCTGAAGTCCCTCATCGGCCTGCTTCGGCCCGAACGCGGCTCGATCGTCATCGACGGCACCGACATCATCGAATGCTCGGCCAAGGAGCTCTACGAGATCCGGACGTTGTTCGGTGTGCTTTTCCAGGACGGTGCGCTGTTCGGGTCGATGAACCTGTTTGACAACACCGCTTTCCCGCTGCGCGAGCACACCAAGAAAAAAGAAAAAGAGATCCGTGACATCGTCATGGAGAAGCTGGCGCTGGTCGGCTTGGGCGGTGACGAGAAGAAGTTCCCCGGCGAGATCTCCGGCGGTATGCGCAAGCGTGCCGGCCTGGCCCGGGCGCTGGTTCTCGATCCGCAGATCATTCTTTGCGACGAGCCCGACTCAGGTCTAGACCCCGTCCGTACCGCCTACCTGAGCCAGCTGATCATGGACATCAACGCCCAGATCGACGCGACCATCCTCATCGTTACCCACAACATCAACATCGCCCGTACGGTGCCCGACAACATGGGCATGTTGTTCCGCAAGCACCTGGTCATGTTCGGACCCCGCGAAGTGCTGCTGACCAGCGACGAGCCGGTGGTGCGACAGTTCCTCAACGGCCGGCGCATCGGGCCGATCGGCATGTCCGAGGAAAAGGACGAGGCCACCATGGCCGAAGAGCAGGCGCTGCTAGACGCCGGTCACCAGGCGGGCGGCGTCGAGGAGATCGAGGGCGTGCCGCCGCAGATCACCGCGACGCCGGGCATGCCGGAGCGCAAAGCGGTGGCGCGCCGCCAGGCCCGGGTGCGCGCCATGCTGCACACCTTGCCGAAGAAGGCCCAGGAAGCGATCCTCGACGATCTCGAGGGCACACACAAGTATCACGCGAGCGAGTTCGGCGGCTAA
- a CDS encoding DNA-directed RNA polymerase subunit beta, with amino-acid sequence MADFRQSKTDASPTQSRPQSSSNSSVPGAPNRVSFAKLREPLEVPGLLDVQTDSFEWLIGSQRWRDSAIARGEAAGGMNPIGGLEEVLDELSPIEDFSGSMSLSFSDPRFDEVKAPVDECKDKDMTYAAPLFVTAEFINNNTGEIKSQTVFMGDFPMMTEKGTFIINGTERVVVSQLVRSPGVYFDETIDKSTDKTLHSVKVIPSRGAWLEFDVDKRDTVGVRIDRKRRQPVTVLLKALGWTSERITERFGFSEIMMSTLEKDNTAGTDEALLDIYRKLRPGEPPTKESAQTLLENLFFKEKRYDLARVGRYKVNKKLGLNTDHPITTTTLSEEDVVATIEYLVRLHHASQDGQPAVMTVPGGVEVPVETDDIDHFGNRRLRTVGELIQNQIRVGMSRMERVVRERMTTQDVEAITPQTLINIRPVVAAIKEFFGTSQLSQFMDQNNPLSGLTHKRRLSALGPGGLSRERAGLEVRDVHPSHYGRMCPIETPEGPNIGLIGSLSVYARVNPFGFIETPYRKVIDGLVTDEIHYLTADEEDRHVVAQANSPIDADGRFVEPRVLVRRKAGEVEYVASSEVDYMDVSPRQMVSVATAMIPFLEHDDANRALMGANMQRQAVPLVRSEAPLVGTGMELRAAIDAGDVVVAEKSGVIEEVSADYITVMADDGTRHTYRMRKFARSNHGTCANQSPIVDAGDRVEAGQVIADGPCTQNGEMALGKNLLVAIMPWEGHNYEDAIILSNRLVEEDILTSIHIEEHEIDARDTKLGAEEITRDIPNVSDEVLADLDERGIVRIGAEVRDGDILVGKVTPKGETELTPEERLLRAIFGEKAREVRDTSLKVPHGESGKVIGIRVFSREDDDELPAGVNELVRVYVAQKRKISDGDKLAGRHGNKGVIGKILAQEDMPFLPDGTPVDIILNTHGVPRRMNIGQILETHLGWCAHSGWQIEGSPEWAANLPEALRSAEPNQIVSTPVFDGAQEAELQGLLSSTLPDRDGDVLVDGDGKAVLFDGRSGEPFPYPVTVGFMYIMKLHHLVDDKIHARSTGPYSMITQQPLGGKAQFGGQRFGEMECWAMQAYGAAYTLQELLTIKSDDTVGRVKVYEAIVKGENIPEPGIPESFKVLLKELQSLCLNVEVLSSDGAAIELREGEDEDLERAAANLGINLSRNESASVEDLA; translated from the coding sequence TTGGCTGATTTCCGCCAAAGCAAAACAGACGCTAGTCCCACTCAGAGTCGCCCGCAAAGTTCTTCAAACAGCTCCGTGCCCGGAGCGCCTAATCGGGTTTCCTTCGCCAAGCTCCGCGAACCGCTGGAGGTTCCGGGGCTGCTTGACGTGCAGACCGACTCGTTCGAGTGGCTGATCGGCTCCCAGCGCTGGCGGGACTCCGCTATAGCCCGAGGCGAGGCCGCAGGGGGGATGAACCCGATCGGCGGCCTGGAAGAGGTGCTCGACGAGCTCTCGCCGATCGAGGACTTCTCCGGGTCGATGTCGCTGTCTTTCTCCGACCCCCGCTTTGACGAGGTCAAGGCGCCGGTCGATGAGTGCAAAGACAAGGACATGACGTACGCGGCCCCGCTGTTCGTGACGGCCGAATTCATCAACAACAACACCGGCGAGATCAAGAGCCAGACGGTGTTCATGGGTGATTTCCCGATGATGACCGAGAAGGGCACGTTCATCATCAACGGCACCGAGCGCGTGGTGGTCAGCCAGCTCGTCCGGTCGCCCGGTGTCTACTTCGACGAGACCATCGACAAGTCCACCGACAAGACGCTGCACAGCGTCAAGGTGATCCCCAGTCGGGGGGCCTGGCTGGAGTTCGACGTCGACAAGCGCGACACCGTCGGCGTGCGCATCGACCGCAAGCGTCGGCAGCCGGTCACCGTGCTGCTCAAGGCCCTCGGCTGGACCAGCGAGCGGATCACCGAGCGGTTCGGGTTCTCCGAGATCATGATGTCGACGCTGGAAAAGGACAACACCGCCGGCACCGACGAAGCGCTGCTGGACATCTACCGCAAGCTGCGTCCGGGCGAGCCGCCGACCAAAGAGTCCGCCCAGACCCTGCTGGAGAACCTGTTCTTCAAGGAGAAGCGCTACGACCTGGCCCGCGTGGGCCGCTACAAGGTCAACAAGAAGCTCGGCCTCAACACCGATCATCCGATCACCACGACCACGCTGAGCGAAGAAGACGTCGTCGCCACCATCGAGTACCTGGTCCGCCTGCATCATGCTTCTCAGGATGGCCAGCCCGCCGTCATGACTGTGCCCGGCGGGGTCGAGGTCCCGGTGGAAACCGACGACATCGACCACTTCGGCAACCGGCGGCTGCGCACCGTCGGCGAGTTGATCCAAAACCAGATCCGGGTCGGCATGTCGAGGATGGAGCGGGTGGTCCGGGAACGGATGACCACTCAGGACGTCGAGGCGATCACGCCGCAGACACTGATCAACATCCGCCCGGTGGTCGCCGCCATCAAGGAGTTCTTCGGCACCAGCCAGCTGTCGCAGTTCATGGACCAGAACAACCCGTTGTCGGGCCTGACCCACAAGCGCCGGCTTTCGGCGCTGGGGCCGGGCGGTCTGTCCCGTGAGCGTGCCGGCCTGGAAGTGCGTGACGTGCACCCTTCGCACTACGGCCGGATGTGCCCGATCGAGACCCCGGAGGGTCCCAACATCGGCCTGATCGGATCGCTGTCGGTGTACGCGCGGGTCAACCCGTTCGGCTTCATCGAGACGCCGTACCGGAAGGTGATCGACGGGCTGGTCACCGATGAGATCCACTACCTGACGGCCGACGAAGAGGACCGCCACGTCGTGGCACAGGCCAACTCGCCGATCGACGCTGACGGCCGCTTTGTCGAGCCGCGCGTTCTGGTGCGCCGCAAGGCGGGCGAGGTCGAATACGTCGCCTCCTCCGAGGTGGACTACATGGACGTCTCGCCACGCCAAATGGTGTCGGTGGCCACCGCGATGATCCCGTTCCTCGAGCACGACGACGCCAACCGGGCACTGATGGGCGCCAACATGCAGCGTCAGGCGGTTCCGCTGGTACGCAGCGAGGCGCCGCTGGTGGGCACCGGCATGGAGTTGCGTGCGGCCATCGACGCCGGCGACGTCGTCGTCGCCGAGAAGTCCGGGGTGATCGAGGAGGTGTCCGCCGACTACATCACCGTGATGGCCGACGACGGCACCCGGCACACCTACCGGATGCGCAAGTTCGCCCGCTCCAACCACGGCACCTGCGCCAACCAGTCTCCGATCGTGGATGCGGGTGACCGCGTGGAGGCCGGCCAGGTGATCGCCGACGGTCCGTGCACCCAGAACGGCGAGATGGCGCTGGGCAAGAACCTGCTGGTGGCGATCATGCCGTGGGAGGGCCACAACTACGAGGACGCCATCATCCTGTCCAACCGGCTGGTCGAAGAGGACATCCTCACCTCGATCCACATCGAGGAGCACGAGATCGACGCCCGCGACACCAAGCTGGGCGCCGAGGAAATCACCCGGGACATCCCCAACGTCTCCGACGAGGTCCTTGCGGACTTGGACGAGCGCGGCATCGTGCGCATCGGCGCCGAGGTGCGCGACGGCGACATCCTGGTCGGCAAGGTCACGCCGAAGGGTGAGACCGAGCTGACACCCGAGGAGCGGCTGCTGCGGGCGATCTTCGGCGAAAAGGCCCGCGAGGTCCGCGACACCTCGCTGAAGGTGCCGCACGGCGAGTCCGGCAAGGTGATCGGCATCCGGGTGTTCTCCCGCGAGGACGACGACGAGTTGCCCGCCGGTGTCAACGAGCTGGTCCGCGTCTACGTGGCCCAGAAGCGCAAGATCTCCGACGGCGACAAGCTGGCCGGCCGGCACGGCAACAAGGGCGTCATCGGCAAGATCCTGGCGCAAGAGGACATGCCGTTCCTTCCGGACGGCACCCCGGTGGACATCATCCTGAACACCCACGGAGTGCCGCGACGGATGAACATCGGCCAGATCCTGGAAACCCACCTGGGGTGGTGCGCGCACAGCGGGTGGCAGATCGAGGGCTCACCCGAGTGGGCGGCCAACCTGCCCGAGGCGTTGCGCAGCGCCGAGCCGAACCAGATCGTGTCGACTCCGGTGTTCGACGGCGCCCAGGAAGCCGAACTGCAGGGCCTGTTGTCGTCGACATTGCCCGACCGTGACGGCGACGTGCTGGTCGACGGCGACGGCAAGGCGGTCCTTTTCGACGGCCGTAGCGGCGAGCCGTTCCCGTACCCGGTGACTGTCGGCTTCATGTACATCATGAAGCTGCACCACCTGGTGGACGACAAGATCCACGCCCGCTCCACCGGCCCGTACTCGATGATCACCCAGCAGCCGCTGGGCGGTAAGGCGCAGTTCGGTGGCCAGCGGTTCGGTGAGATGGAGTGCTGGGCCATGCAGGCCTACGGCGCGGCGTACACGCTACAGGAGCTGTTGACCATCAAGTCCGACGACACCGTCGGCCGGGTCAAGGTCTACGAGGCGATCGTCAAGGGCGAGAACATCCCGGAGCCGGGCATCCCCGAATCGTTCAAGGTGCTGCTCAAGGAGCTACAGTCGCTGTGCCTCAACGTGGAGGTGCTGTCGTCCGACGGCGCGGCGATCGAGCTGCGCGAAGGCGAGGACGAGGACTTGGAGCGCGCGGCAGCAAATCTGGGAATCAACTTGTCCCGCAACGAATCCGCCTCCGTCGAGGACTTGGCCTGA
- a CDS encoding DNA-directed RNA polymerase subunit beta', which translates to MLDVNFFDELRIGLATAEDIRQWSYGEVKKPETINYRTLKPEKDGLFCEKIFGPTRDWECYCGKYKRVRFKGIICERCGVEVTRAKVRRERMGHIELAAPVTHIWYFKGVPSRLGYLLDLAPKDLEKIIYFAAYVITAVDEEMRHNELSTLEAEMMVERKAVEDQRDADLEARAQKLEADLAQLEAEGAKADARRKVRDGGEREMRQLRDRAQRELDRLEDIWNTFTKLAPKQLIVDENLYRELQDRYGEYFTGAMGAESIQKLIENFDIDAEAEALREVIRSGKGQKKLRALKRLKVVAAFQQSGNSPMGMVLDAVPVIPPELRPMVQLDGGRFATSDLNDLYRRVINRNNRLKRLIDLGAPEIIVNNEKRMLQESVDALFDNGRRGRPVTGPGNRPLKSLSDLLKGKQGRFRQNLLGKRVDYSGRSVIVVGPQLKLHQCGLPKLMALELFKPFVMKRLVDLNHAQNIKSAKRMVERQRPQVWDVLEEVIAEHPVLLNRAPTLHRLGIQAFEPMLIEGKAIQLHPLVCEAFNADFDGDQMAVHLPLSAEAQAEARILMLSSNNILSPASGRPLAMPRLDMVTGLYYLTTEVDGDTGEYQPAAADRPETGVYSSPAEAIMAADRGVLSVRAKIKVRLTQLRPSAEIEAELFGANGWHPGEPWIAETTLGRVLFNELLPPGYPFVNKQMHKKVQASIINDLAERYPMIVVAQTVDKLKDAGFYWATRSGVTVSMADVLVPPRKKEILDRYEDRADKVEKQFQRGALNHDERNEALVEIWKEATDEVGQALREHYPSDNPIITIVDSGATGNFTQTRTLAGMKGLVTNPKGEFIPRPVKSSFREGLTVLEYFINTHGARKGLADTALRTADSGYLTRRLVDVSQDVIVREHDCGTERGIVVELAERQPGADGKVALIRDPYIETSAYARTLGIDAVDEAGNVVVARGEDLGDPEIDALLAAGITQVKVRSVLTCTTGTGVCATCYGRSMATGKLVDIGEAVGIVAAQSIGEPGTQLTMRTFHQGGVGEDITGGLPRVQELFEARVPRGKAPIADVTGRVRLEDGERFYKITIVPDDGSEEVVYDKLSKRQRLRVFKHEDGSERVLSDGDHVEVGQQLMEGSADPHEVLRVQGPREVQIHLVREVQEVYRAQGVSIHDKHIEVIVRQMLRRVTIIDSGSTEFLPGSLIDRAEFEAENRRVVAEGGEPAAGRPVLMGITKASLATDSWLSAASFQETTRVLTDAAINCRSDKLNGLKENVIIGKLIPAGTGINRYRNIAVQPTEEARAAAYTIPSYEDQYYSPDFGQATGAAVPLDDYGYSDYR; encoded by the coding sequence GTGCTAGACGTCAACTTCTTCGATGAACTCCGCATCGGCCTGGCCACCGCGGAGGACATCCGGCAATGGTCCTACGGCGAGGTCAAGAAGCCGGAGACGATCAACTACCGCACGCTCAAGCCCGAGAAGGATGGCTTGTTCTGCGAGAAGATCTTCGGGCCGACTCGCGACTGGGAGTGCTACTGCGGCAAGTACAAGCGGGTGCGCTTCAAGGGCATCATCTGCGAGCGTTGCGGTGTCGAGGTGACACGCGCCAAGGTGCGCCGGGAACGGATGGGCCACATCGAGCTGGCCGCACCCGTCACCCACATCTGGTACTTCAAGGGCGTGCCGTCGCGCCTGGGCTACCTGCTGGACCTGGCGCCCAAGGACCTCGAGAAGATCATCTATTTCGCCGCCTATGTGATCACTGCGGTCGACGAGGAGATGCGGCACAACGAGCTGTCCACGCTCGAGGCCGAAATGATGGTGGAGCGCAAGGCCGTTGAGGACCAGCGTGATGCGGACTTGGAAGCGCGTGCCCAAAAGCTGGAGGCCGACCTGGCCCAGCTGGAGGCCGAGGGTGCCAAGGCCGACGCTCGGCGCAAGGTTCGCGACGGCGGCGAGCGCGAGATGCGTCAGCTGCGCGACCGGGCCCAGCGTGAGCTGGACCGGCTGGAAGACATCTGGAACACCTTCACCAAGCTGGCGCCCAAGCAGCTGATCGTCGACGAGAACCTCTACCGCGAGCTGCAGGACCGCTACGGCGAATACTTCACCGGCGCCATGGGAGCGGAGTCGATCCAGAAGCTCATCGAGAACTTCGACATCGACGCAGAGGCCGAGGCGCTGCGCGAGGTCATCCGAAGCGGCAAGGGGCAGAAGAAACTTCGCGCTCTCAAGCGGCTGAAGGTGGTCGCCGCGTTCCAGCAGTCGGGCAACTCGCCGATGGGCATGGTGCTCGACGCCGTCCCGGTGATCCCGCCGGAGCTGCGCCCGATGGTGCAGCTCGACGGTGGCCGCTTCGCCACGTCGGACCTGAACGACCTGTACCGCCGGGTGATCAACCGCAACAACCGGCTCAAGAGGCTGATCGACCTCGGCGCACCCGAGATCATCGTCAACAACGAGAAGCGGATGCTGCAGGAGTCGGTGGACGCGCTGTTCGACAACGGACGTCGCGGCCGGCCTGTTACCGGGCCGGGTAACCGTCCGCTGAAGTCGTTGAGTGATCTGCTCAAGGGCAAGCAGGGCCGATTCCGCCAGAACCTGCTCGGCAAGCGTGTCGACTACTCGGGCAGGTCCGTTATCGTGGTCGGTCCGCAGCTCAAGCTGCATCAGTGCGGTCTGCCCAAGCTGATGGCGCTGGAGCTGTTCAAGCCGTTTGTGATGAAGCGGCTCGTCGACCTCAACCACGCGCAGAACATCAAGAGCGCCAAGCGGATGGTGGAACGTCAGCGTCCGCAGGTGTGGGATGTGCTGGAGGAGGTCATCGCCGAGCACCCGGTGTTGCTGAACCGGGCGCCCACCCTGCACCGGCTGGGTATCCAGGCGTTCGAGCCGATGCTGATCGAGGGCAAGGCGATTCAGCTGCACCCGCTGGTGTGTGAGGCGTTCAACGCCGACTTTGATGGTGACCAGATGGCCGTGCACCTGCCGCTGTCCGCCGAGGCGCAGGCAGAGGCCCGGATTCTGATGCTGTCGAGCAACAACATCCTGTCGCCCGCCTCCGGTCGCCCGTTGGCCATGCCGCGTCTGGACATGGTGACCGGGTTGTACTACTTGACCACCGAGGTCGACGGCGACACCGGCGAATACCAGCCGGCCGCAGCCGACCGTCCCGAGACGGGGGTGTACTCCTCGCCGGCCGAAGCCATCATGGCGGCCGACCGCGGTGTGCTCTCGGTGCGGGCCAAGATCAAGGTGCGGCTGACCCAGTTGCGTCCGTCGGCCGAGATCGAGGCCGAGCTGTTCGGAGCCAACGGCTGGCATCCGGGCGAGCCCTGGATTGCCGAGACGACGCTGGGCCGGGTGCTGTTCAACGAGTTGCTGCCGCCGGGCTACCCGTTCGTTAACAAGCAGATGCACAAGAAGGTCCAGGCGTCGATCATCAACGACCTGGCCGAGCGCTACCCGATGATCGTGGTCGCGCAGACCGTCGACAAGCTCAAGGACGCCGGGTTCTACTGGGCGACCCGAAGCGGCGTCACGGTCTCGATGGCCGACGTGCTCGTTCCGCCGCGCAAGAAGGAGATCCTCGACCGCTACGAGGATCGCGCCGACAAGGTCGAAAAGCAGTTCCAGCGTGGCGCTTTGAACCACGACGAACGCAACGAGGCCTTGGTGGAGATCTGGAAGGAAGCCACCGACGAGGTGGGCCAGGCGCTGCGGGAGCACTATCCGAGCGACAACCCGATCATCACCATCGTCGACTCCGGCGCCACGGGTAACTTCACCCAGACCCGGACGCTGGCCGGCATGAAGGGTCTGGTGACCAACCCCAAGGGTGAGTTCATCCCGCGTCCGGTCAAGTCGTCGTTCCGTGAGGGCCTGACCGTGCTGGAGTACTTCATCAACACCCACGGTGCTCGAAAGGGCTTGGCCGACACCGCGTTGCGTACCGCCGACTCGGGTTACCTGACCCGTCGTCTGGTGGACGTGTCCCAGGATGTCATCGTGCGCGAGCACGACTGCGGCACCGAACGCGGCATCGTCGTCGAGCTGGCCGAGCGCCAGCCCGGGGCTGATGGCAAGGTCGCGCTGATCCGTGACCCGTACATCGAAACCTCGGCGTACGCAAGGACTTTGGGCATCGACGCGGTCGACGAGGCCGGCAACGTGGTCGTCGCGCGCGGCGAGGACCTGGGTGACCCGGAGATCGACGCGCTGCTGGCGGCGGGCATCACGCAGGTGAAGGTGCGCTCGGTGCTGACCTGCACCACGGGCACCGGCGTGTGCGCGACGTGCTACGGACGTTCGATGGCCACCGGCAAGCTGGTGGATATCGGCGAGGCGGTCGGTATCGTGGCCGCCCAGTCCATCGGCGAGCCCGGCACCCAGCTGACCATGCGTACCTTCCACCAGGGTGGTGTGGGTGAGGACATCACCGGCGGTCTGCCGCGGGTGCAGGAGCTGTTCGAGGCCCGGGTGCCCCGCGGTAAGGCGCCGATCGCCGACGTCACCGGGCGGGTGCGCCTCGAGGACGGTGAACGCTTCTACAAGATCACCATCGTGCCCGACGACGGCAGCGAGGAGGTCGTGTACGACAAGCTCTCCAAGCGGCAGCGGCTGCGGGTGTTCAAGCACGAGGACGGCTCGGAGCGGGTGCTTTCCGACGGCGACCACGTCGAGGTGGGCCAGCAGCTGATGGAAGGCTCGGCCGACCCGCACGAGGTGCTGCGGGTGCAGGGCCCCCGCGAGGTGCAGATCCACTTGGTCCGCGAGGTCCAGGAGGTCTACCGCGCGCAGGGCGTGTCGATTCACGACAAGCACATCGAGGTGATCGTTCGCCAGATGCTGCGCCGGGTCACCATCATCGACTCGGGCTCGACGGAATTCTTGCCCGGCTCGCTGATCGACCGTGCCGAGTTCGAGGCGGAGAACCGCCGGGTGGTGGCTGAGGGCGGCGAGCCCGCCGCCGGCCGCCCGGTGCTGATGGGAATCACCAAGGCGTCGCTGGCCACCGACTCGTGGCTCTCGGCGGCGTCGTTCCAGGAGACCACGCGAGTGCTGACCGATGCGGCGATCAACTGCCGCAGCGACAAGCTCAACGGTCTGAAGGAAAACGTGATCATTGGAAAGCTGATCCCGGCCGGTACCGGTATCAACCGCTACCGCAACATCGCGGTGCAGCCGACCGAGGAGGCCCGGGCAGCGGCGTACACGATCCCGTCCTACGAGGACCAGTACTACAGCCCGGACTTCGGCCAGGCCACCGGGGCCGCGGTGCCGCTGGACGACTACGGCTACAGCGACTACCGGTAA
- a CDS encoding deoxyribonuclease IV, whose product MLIGSHVHSDDPLAAAQADGADVVQFFLGNPQSWKKPKPRHDAEMLKASTIPLYVHAPYLINVASANNRIRIPSRKILQDTCDAAAAINATAVIVHGGHADDNDMEAGFERWVKALDYLETDVQLYLENTAGGDHAMARHFDTIGRLWDHIGDKGLGFCLDTCHAWAAGEQLIDAVDRIKALTGRIDLVHCNDSRDAAGSGADRHANIGNGRIDPDHLVAVVTAADAPVICETADEGRKDDIAFLREKVNG is encoded by the coding sequence GTGCTCATCGGTTCGCACGTCCACTCGGACGATCCCCTGGCTGCCGCTCAGGCCGACGGCGCTGACGTGGTGCAATTCTTCCTCGGCAACCCGCAGAGCTGGAAGAAGCCCAAGCCGCGGCACGACGCCGAGATGCTGAAGGCGTCGACCATTCCGCTGTATGTCCACGCGCCGTATCTGATCAACGTCGCATCGGCCAACAACCGCATCCGCATCCCGTCGCGCAAGATCCTGCAGGACACCTGTGACGCGGCCGCTGCCATCAACGCGACGGCGGTGATCGTGCACGGCGGCCACGCCGACGACAACGACATGGAGGCCGGCTTCGAGCGGTGGGTCAAAGCGCTGGATTACCTCGAAACGGACGTGCAGCTGTACCTGGAAAACACCGCGGGCGGCGACCATGCGATGGCCCGCCACTTCGACACCATCGGCAGACTATGGGATCACATCGGCGACAAGGGACTCGGCTTCTGCCTGGACACCTGCCACGCGTGGGCCGCGGGTGAGCAACTGATCGACGCGGTCGACCGGATCAAGGCCCTGACCGGCCGCATCGACCTGGTGCACTGCAACGACTCACGGGACGCCGCGGGGTCAGGTGCCGACCGGCATGCCAATATCGGCAACGGTCGGATCGATCCCGACCACCTCGTCGCGGTGGTCACGGCCGCCGATGCGCCGGTGATCTGCGAAACCGCCGACGAGGGCCGCAAGGACGACATCGCGTTCCTGCGGGAAAAAGTCAACGGCTGA